Proteins co-encoded in one Caldisalinibacter kiritimatiensis genomic window:
- a CDS encoding IS256 family transposase: MSTLPREVLREMIKDGNLKTAGDLHEYLKNMFKDALQEMLEAELEVELGYEKGDRTNKRTDNRRNGYTQKKVKTNYGDMQINIPRDRKGEFEPVVVPKNVRNISGIEEQVISLYARGMSTRDIHDQLKDIYGIEVSAE, from the coding sequence ATGTCAACATTACCAAGAGAAGTTTTAAGAGAAATGATTAAGGATGGTAACTTAAAAACAGCTGGAGATTTACATGAATATTTAAAAAATATGTTTAAAGATGCCCTACAAGAAATGCTAGAGGCAGAATTAGAGGTGGAATTAGGTTATGAAAAAGGAGATAGAACTAATAAGAGAACAGATAATAGAAGAAATGGTTATACTCAAAAGAAGGTAAAGACTAACTATGGAGATATGCAAATAAATATACCCAGAGATAGAAAAGGAGAATTTGAACCTGTAGTCGTTCCTAAAAATGTAAGAAACATCTCAGGTATAGAAGAACAAGTAATATCACTGTATGCAAGGGGTATGTCAACAAGGGATATACATGATCAATTAAAAGACATATACGGAATAGAAGTATCTGCTGAG